The following are encoded in a window of Lactobacillus panisapium genomic DNA:
- a CDS encoding AAA family ATPase: protein MIVLPKPQKLVPKAQPHYFFVWGAPMVGKSYFASFFPKPIILNTDGNSDQGTAPAFQIRNLRDKNGKPTQLVTDQLDEIILALQTENEQRKPEEQFKTVVVDVIDDIIVMLEQAICWENGVKSLGDIAYGKGYALFNTALQQLVMDLKALPMNIIYISREIAITDDNTGVTTYHPSLKTKYFNVVNGNCDVEIRAKKVGDGVNATYYREVKSLRTQYDPKNITDHRILKLLETCSGIFKEEPKK from the coding sequence ATGATCGTTTTACCAAAACCGCAAAAATTAGTACCAAAGGCACAACCACACTATTTCTTCGTATGGGGTGCTCCAATGGTTGGTAAGAGCTACTTTGCTAGCTTCTTCCCAAAACCAATTATTCTAAATACTGACGGAAACAGTGATCAAGGGACTGCACCAGCTTTCCAGATTAGAAATTTACGCGACAAGAATGGCAAGCCTACCCAATTGGTTACTGACCAATTGGATGAGATTATCCTTGCTTTACAAACCGAAAATGAGCAACGAAAGCCGGAAGAGCAATTCAAAACAGTCGTTGTTGACGTAATTGACGATATCATCGTCATGCTTGAACAAGCAATTTGTTGGGAAAATGGTGTGAAGTCATTAGGAGATATTGCTTACGGCAAAGGCTATGCACTATTTAACACAGCATTACAACAGTTAGTCATGGATCTTAAAGCATTACCAATGAACATTATCTACATCAGTCGCGAAATTGCAATTACAGATGATAACACTGGTGTAACTACTTACCACCCTTCATTAAAAACCAAGTATTTCAACGTAGTTAACGGTAACTGCGATGTTGAAATCAGAGCTAAAAAGGTTGGTGATGGTGTTAATGCCACATATTACCGCGAAGTTAAGAGCCTAAGAACACAATACGACCCCAAGAACATTACAGATCATAGAATTTTGAAATTGCTAGAAACATGTAGCGGAATATTCAAGGAGGAGCCAAAAAAATGA
- a CDS encoding helix-turn-helix domain-containing protein, producing the protein MTAFDNIKKIANEHGLSLIEVNDKAGLGTRTIYRWKYNEPTLENLKKVAKVLHVTVNDLLTDHTNKINSTINSAHKAKFHFDQARDKSTQIVHQYPQGGSPLQPLNDDDIEKIKKLEPHNYQIRVPILGKIACGEPIFAEENIVGYRDLTFDHEPDGTLFLLKCQGHSMEPLIPDGSLVTIRRQLMVENGELAAVLIGDEATIKRVKFNKGNIILIPENKDYEPIILDEKNPGTIIGKVIHVDYDIS; encoded by the coding sequence ATGACAGCGTTTGATAACATAAAAAAGATTGCTAATGAACATGGATTATCATTAATTGAAGTTAATGATAAAGCTGGCTTAGGTACAAGAACTATTTATAGATGGAAATATAACGAGCCAACTTTAGAAAATCTAAAAAAAGTTGCCAAAGTTTTACATGTTACAGTTAATGATTTGTTAACAGACCATACAAATAAAATTAACTCAACAATTAATTCAGCACACAAAGCTAAGTTCCATTTTGACCAAGCTCGGGATAAAAGTACTCAAATTGTCCATCAATATCCTCAAGGCGGTAGTCCTCTGCAACCTCTAAATGATGATGATATTGAAAAAATTAAAAAGTTAGAACCTCACAACTATCAAATTAGGGTACCAATATTAGGAAAGATAGCATGTGGTGAACCTATATTTGCTGAAGAAAATATTGTAGGTTATAGGGATCTAACTTTTGATCACGAGCCAGACGGTACCCTGTTTCTTTTAAAATGCCAAGGTCATAGTATGGAACCATTAATTCCAGATGGCTCATTGGTTACAATTAGACGGCAACTGATGGTTGAAAATGGAGAATTAGCTGCCGTCTTAATAGGTGATGAAGCTACGATCAAAAGAGTTAAGTTTAATAAAGGTAATATTATTTTAATTCCGGAAAATAAAGATTATGAACCGATAATTCTTGACGAGAAAAATCCTGGTACAATTATTGGTAAAGTAATCCATGTCGATTATGATATCAGTTAG
- a CDS encoding transcriptional regulator, which yields MPTEEKLQSITGEIEQQIKIALFKRNMTQAELSKKIRENEAQVSQAINGYPGKRFIRIRRKIYNFLDIK from the coding sequence ATGCCTACAGAAGAAAAGTTGCAATCTATTACTGGTGAAATTGAACAGCAAATAAAAATTGCACTTTTTAAAAGAAATATGACTCAAGCAGAATTGTCGAAAAAAATTCGCGAAAATGAAGCTCAGGTAAGTCAAGCAATTAATGGATATCCAGGAAAAAGGTTTATTAGAATTCGAAGAAAAATTTACAATTTTTTGGATATCAAATAA
- a CDS encoding SLAP domain-containing protein has protein sequence MKFKKLMAAGVATLTLLATSANVVSAHAVGTVVLLNANMPAYNAKGKKIKKARPFAKGDLYKILGTKKIKGKKFYRLTKKKYIIAKDSKLIDDRTIPPERPAKEPWQSKHLVDTLPSLSDQVKKALSLQGEDRLEADKEIASQLGMLNKNGDIEIDQATFEKGIQKYTQSDDSAKNWIENPSQQSIKDHDQQMKDEANKFGDFINNKQ, from the coding sequence ATGAAATTTAAAAAGTTAATGGCAGCAGGAGTTGCTACACTAACATTATTAGCCACCAGTGCGAACGTGGTTAGTGCTCATGCTGTAGGTACAGTAGTTTTATTAAATGCTAATATGCCAGCATATAATGCTAAGGGCAAAAAAATCAAAAAAGCACGTCCTTTTGCTAAGGGCGATTTATACAAAATTCTTGGTACAAAAAAAATAAAAGGAAAAAAATTTTATCGCTTAACAAAGAAGAAATATATAATTGCTAAGGATTCTAAGTTGATAGATGACCGTACTATTCCACCTGAGAGACCTGCAAAAGAGCCTTGGCAGTCCAAACACCTAGTTGATACTCTGCCAAGTTTAAGCGATCAAGTAAAGAAAGCTTTATCACTACAAGGTGAAGATAGACTCGAAGCAGATAAGGAAATAGCAAGTCAGCTTGGTATGTTGAATAAAAATGGTGATATTGAAATAGATCAAGCCACTTTTGAAAAAGGAATACAGAAATATACGCAATCTGACGACTCAGCAAAGAATTGGATCGAAAATCCTTCACAGCAATCTATAAAAGATCATGATCAACAAATGAAGGATGAAGCCAATAAATTTGGAGATTTTATAAATAATAAACAGTAA
- a CDS encoding amidohydrolase, whose protein sequence is MMQKADYILKGTAIFTGNNDLPITGCLLIKNNRIMKIVPVDRMTGYIGEKTTIINCGDHLIMPGFNDSHLHLSLGAVQNDPDFCIQMMDCKSEEECVQRVNDFAKSHPHNPWIYGTGWYSEVWDHPHMPTKDSLDKLHLNRPVCLNSFDLHSVWCNDIALKKVGITKDTPNPQGGIYGHDKNGELNGILYEPPASKAMMDAVLDVPTLKQSLLKCLKHFRKLGITSVADVYPSGLINHDIPEIFAELEQENELTTRISSFPSLTDLEGAIKLKQKYHTDKHRVAGLKQVLDGVIEAHTALLSKEYDNDPGVFGDTSLTQVQLNQYVLDAQKKGYPVKIHTIGDKASTMALNAFENAQSKLGKLTLHNSLEHIDTIKKDDINRLQKLNVMCAVQPQHCIGDYMSGGYLPCIGQQRLSRAWPYREILDAKAHLAFGSDFPAVYSIKPIWTIYAAVSRCEPTEGKPKGGYFREHAVTLAEALRAYTKWSAYAESFEQDLGTLEPGKLADVVVLDRNLFKVPTDEIRFAKVTLTMADGKIVYKR, encoded by the coding sequence ATGATGCAAAAAGCTGACTATATTTTAAAGGGAACGGCCATTTTTACTGGTAATAATGACCTACCAATTACGGGGTGTCTACTAATCAAAAATAATCGCATAATGAAGATTGTTCCCGTTGATCGGATGACAGGCTATATTGGTGAAAAAACAACTATTATCAATTGTGGTGACCATTTAATTATGCCTGGATTTAATGATTCTCATTTGCATTTATCACTAGGAGCAGTTCAAAATGATCCAGATTTTTGTATTCAGATGATGGACTGCAAAAGTGAAGAGGAATGTGTTCAGAGGGTAAATGATTTTGCTAAATCACATCCTCATAATCCGTGGATTTATGGAACCGGTTGGTATTCAGAAGTTTGGGATCATCCTCATATGCCGACGAAAGATTCACTTGATAAGTTGCATCTCAATAGACCCGTTTGCCTTAATTCCTTTGATTTGCACTCAGTTTGGTGTAATGATATCGCCTTGAAAAAAGTGGGGATTACCAAGGATACGCCAAATCCTCAGGGAGGAATATATGGGCATGATAAAAATGGTGAGTTAAATGGTATTTTATATGAACCACCTGCATCTAAAGCAATGATGGATGCAGTTTTAGATGTACCAACATTAAAGCAATCTTTATTGAAGTGTTTAAAGCACTTCCGTAAATTAGGAATCACTTCCGTTGCCGATGTTTATCCCTCTGGCTTAATTAACCATGATATTCCCGAAATCTTCGCAGAACTTGAGCAAGAAAACGAGCTAACGACTAGGATCTCTTCTTTTCCTTCATTGACCGACTTGGAGGGAGCTATTAAATTAAAGCAAAAGTATCATACCGATAAGCACCGAGTTGCTGGTCTCAAGCAAGTTTTAGATGGTGTAATTGAGGCACATACAGCCTTATTAAGTAAAGAATATGACAATGATCCAGGAGTTTTTGGCGATACTTCTTTAACCCAAGTCCAGCTAAACCAATATGTTTTAGATGCACAAAAGAAGGGTTATCCGGTTAAGATTCATACTATTGGTGACAAAGCCAGCACAATGGCTCTAAATGCATTTGAGAATGCACAGTCTAAATTGGGAAAGCTTACCTTGCATAATTCCTTAGAGCACATCGATACTATTAAAAAAGATGATATTAATCGCCTCCAAAAATTAAATGTGATGTGTGCTGTCCAACCGCAACATTGCATCGGTGATTACATGAGTGGGGGTTATTTACCTTGTATTGGACAACAGCGGCTTTCACGTGCTTGGCCTTATCGGGAAATTTTAGATGCAAAGGCCCACTTGGCCTTTGGTTCAGATTTTCCGGCAGTTTATTCGATTAAACCTATTTGGACAATTTATGCAGCCGTTTCACGCTGTGAACCAACTGAAGGAAAGCCCAAGGGTGGATATTTCCGAGAGCATGCGGTTACCTTGGCGGAAGCTTTGCGTGCATACACCAAATGGTCGGCATATGCAGAATCATTTGAACAAGATTTAGGTACATTAGAACCGGGCAAATTGGCCGATGTTGTTGTCCTTGATCGTAATTTATTTAAAGTTCCAACTGACGAAATTCGCTTTGCTAAAGTCACTTTAACGATGGCGGATGGTAAAATTGTTTATAAGCGCTAA
- a CDS encoding helix-turn-helix domain-containing protein, whose product MNRIKELRKSHGLSQTELAGETGISNQAVSFYENGKRQPKIETWQKLADYFNVSTSYLMGLNSNSFGNRIKELRIKHGLSQDDLAKVTGLTRQAISNYENNERTPNKEIWEKLADYFNVSVPYARGEIDTELIAKIAKMIFLTHAASFDVYLNKNDLFTGYDEDDTTIACKLMLLLLQQLNLNISEEYEKIVDKTEKILGKSDSDPAVNRFKTKQYLSDVTDGCPENNFEKDIEDAKKLIDFYDNL is encoded by the coding sequence ATGAATAGGATAAAAGAACTGAGAAAAAGCCATGGACTCAGTCAGACTGAACTTGCGGGAGAAACCGGCATTAGTAATCAAGCCGTAAGCTTTTATGAAAATGGAAAGAGACAACCAAAGATTGAAACATGGCAAAAATTGGCAGACTATTTCAATGTTTCCACTAGCTACTTAATGGGACTTAATAGTAATAGTTTTGGAAATAGAATTAAGGAATTAAGAATCAAGCATGGTCTTAGCCAAGATGATTTAGCAAAAGTAACAGGTCTTACTCGCCAGGCGATTAGTAATTATGAAAATAATGAAAGAACTCCAAACAAAGAAATTTGGGAAAAGTTAGCTGATTACTTCAATGTATCTGTTCCTTATGCGCGTGGCGAGATTGATACAGAACTAATAGCAAAAATCGCTAAGATGATTTTTCTAACTCATGCTGCTTCTTTCGATGTTTATTTAAACAAGAATGATCTGTTCACTGGATACGATGAAGATGACACGACTATAGCTTGTAAGCTAATGCTACTTTTACTTCAACAATTAAATCTAAACATTAGTGAAGAATATGAAAAAATTGTCGACAAAACCGAAAAAATATTAGGTAAATCTGATTCAGATCCTGCAGTAAATCGTTTTAAAACTAAGCAGTACTTGTCTGATGTTACTGATGGCTGTCCAGAGAACAACTTTGAAAAAGACATTGAAGATGCCAAAAAGTTAATTGATTTTTATGACAATTTATAA
- a CDS encoding tyrosine-type recombinase/integrase has product MAVYKRGNSWTVQVSWYITDPDTKSGKKKKYKTKGGFKTKAQAKKWENEQILAKNKNNITNENPVFADYFWKWAMTYRIPGKTDGTKRRYTYISNVVKKYFGTIRINDINRSVYQNFINEYGKNHSKVTIKKLNGILKSCVSDAHEEGIIPQNFTNRINEVWNETRARHIEYLSIKEIQSLLKATQSSLNRKHTTPYAILTAIETGMRAGEILALKWSDIDEKKQTIKISKSYDYISKKIKPPKNESSKRVIYVSKSLLNTLNELKENNQEFIFAKLNGELPTDNALNKALRYRLKEANISKKGFHFHSLRHCHVAYLVAHHVDWYEISKRLGHSNIGITMDTYSYMIDEMKATQQKILANALDSMNESQKLHLA; this is encoded by the coding sequence ATGGCTGTATACAAGCGTGGTAATAGCTGGACTGTGCAAGTTTCTTGGTATATTACTGACCCTGATACTAAATCCGGGAAAAAGAAAAAATATAAAACCAAAGGTGGCTTTAAAACTAAAGCCCAAGCTAAAAAATGGGAAAATGAACAGATTTTAGCAAAAAATAAAAATAATATTACAAATGAAAATCCAGTTTTTGCTGATTATTTTTGGAAATGGGCAATGACGTATCGCATCCCTGGCAAAACAGATGGTACCAAAAGAAGATATACTTATATTAGCAATGTGGTTAAAAAATATTTTGGTACTATTAGAATAAATGATATTAATCGCTCTGTATATCAAAATTTCATCAATGAATATGGTAAAAATCATTCTAAAGTAACCATTAAAAAGTTAAATGGTATTCTAAAATCATGCGTTTCAGATGCACATGAAGAAGGTATTATTCCACAAAATTTTACTAATCGAATTAACGAAGTCTGGAATGAAACAAGGGCACGACACATTGAATATTTGTCAATTAAAGAAATTCAGTCTTTACTTAAGGCTACCCAAAGTAGTCTAAATCGAAAGCATACGACTCCTTATGCGATTTTAACTGCAATAGAGACAGGTATGAGGGCAGGCGAAATTTTGGCTCTTAAATGGTCCGATATTGACGAGAAAAAGCAAACTATTAAAATTAGCAAGTCATATGATTACATATCTAAAAAAATTAAGCCGCCTAAAAATGAAAGCTCTAAGAGAGTAATCTATGTTTCAAAATCTTTATTAAATACCTTAAACGAACTTAAAGAAAATAACCAAGAATTTATTTTCGCAAAATTAAATGGTGAACTACCTACTGACAACGCTCTAAATAAGGCTCTGAGATATCGTTTGAAAGAAGCAAATATTTCTAAGAAAGGTTTTCATTTTCACAGCTTGCGACATTGCCACGTTGCTTATTTAGTTGCTCACCACGTGGATTGGTATGAAATTAGTAAACGGTTAGGTCATTCTAATATTGGAATTACCATGGATACTTATTCATACATGATTGACGAAATGAAGGCTACACAGCAAAAAATACTCGCAAATGCGCTTGATTCAATGAATGAGTCACAGAAATTACACTTAGCGTAG
- a CDS encoding helix-turn-helix domain-containing protein, which produces MNRLKELRNKAGLSQNKLVSSLNNYLAKNNIKGITAATFSRWENSISNPTEIMWKYLADYFNVSVPYIRGEIDTERIAKIAKMAFCLLEPSLNVELGEKALPEKGKKGCIGLLLIALINQLGLNTEDIIKELSLKMEGSDFASMINNDDVEGLTEAGLKLANIYDEI; this is translated from the coding sequence ATGAACAGACTTAAAGAATTAAGAAACAAGGCGGGTTTATCACAGAATAAATTGGTTTCATCATTAAATAATTACTTAGCCAAAAATAATATCAAAGGAATCACTGCTGCAACGTTTTCAAGATGGGAGAATTCAATAAGCAATCCAACTGAGATTATGTGGAAATATCTCGCTGATTACTTTAATGTTTCAGTACCATACATTCGCGGTGAGATTGATACAGAGCGAATAGCAAAAATTGCTAAGATGGCATTCTGTTTATTAGAACCATCATTAAACGTGGAATTAGGAGAAAAAGCTTTACCCGAAAAAGGCAAAAAAGGTTGTATAGGACTTTTATTAATTGCCCTAATAAACCAGCTGGGCTTAAATACGGAAGACATAATTAAAGAGCTTAGTTTAAAAATGGAGGGATCAGATTTTGCAAGTATGATCAATAACGATGATGTTGAAGGATTAACTGAAGCTGGTTTAAAGCTGGCCAATATATACGACGAAATATGA
- a CDS encoding DUF771 domain-containing protein: MTDTIELPIPLNILTTAVDEIMKKRGYAPAKSTEGKTIKMKEFAQKYCGGKAMPWIRLFIFDEFPEVDFKNGGWVVNPRKSDEGSKTFIFEKPAAEWMETHRGEIDWNAKLP; the protein is encoded by the coding sequence ATGACTGACACTATTGAATTACCAATTCCACTAAACATACTTACCACAGCTGTTGATGAAATCATGAAGAAACGTGGCTACGCTCCAGCAAAAAGCACCGAGGGAAAAACTATCAAAATGAAAGAATTCGCTCAGAAATATTGTGGTGGTAAAGCAATGCCATGGATTCGGCTATTCATTTTTGACGAGTTTCCCGAAGTGGATTTTAAAAATGGCGGCTGGGTAGTAAATCCAAGGAAAAGTGATGAAGGGAGCAAAACTTTTATTTTTGAAAAGCCAGCTGCGGAATGGATGGAAACACATCGAGGTGAAATAGATTGGAACGCAAAACTACCTTAA
- a CDS encoding PTS sugar transporter subunit IIC — MKTFKKIGLDTLNGLSTGIVVALIPGALVGQLVKMLLPLWPELNFILVLTSFASALLPAISAVCVGMTGKLSPIQTSSMALAATAAAGNFNMINGKIVVIGNGDVINTAITIMIAYGLVLFLGKKLRAYTILLVPLIVLLVAGGIGCLTRIPVSQATKLIGLGVENLTKLQPILMGFFMGIVFALLVVSPISSVGIATAINISGIAAGSANLGITAAAFALAIFGWKSNSFGTSIAHFLGSPKMQMANLLTKPKLLIPLMVNAGIMGVLGAIFNIQGNPMSAGFGFSGLIGPVAAMANRPTNFSNIALMTILFFILPILLGLVANYLLSNKLNFFSSKDFELDFN, encoded by the coding sequence ATGAAAACTTTTAAAAAAATTGGATTAGATACCTTAAACGGGCTTTCAACAGGAATTGTCGTGGCCTTGATTCCGGGAGCATTAGTTGGTCAATTGGTTAAAATGCTATTACCGCTTTGGCCTGAACTAAATTTTATTTTAGTCTTAACTTCCTTTGCCTCTGCCCTTCTACCTGCTATTAGTGCCGTTTGCGTTGGCATGACTGGAAAACTATCGCCAATTCAAACTTCATCAATGGCACTGGCAGCAACTGCTGCAGCGGGCAATTTCAACATGATTAACGGCAAAATAGTTGTTATCGGCAACGGCGATGTCATTAATACCGCAATTACGATTATGATTGCATACGGCCTAGTTTTATTCCTAGGTAAAAAACTTAGAGCTTACACTATTTTACTTGTACCACTAATTGTTCTGCTTGTAGCTGGTGGTATCGGCTGCCTAACTCGCATTCCAGTTAGTCAAGCGACCAAGTTAATTGGACTTGGTGTAGAGAATCTGACTAAACTACAACCTATTCTAATGGGCTTTTTTATGGGTATTGTCTTTGCCCTGCTTGTGGTTTCACCAATTTCGTCAGTCGGAATTGCAACCGCAATCAATATTTCCGGTATTGCCGCTGGTTCCGCTAACCTCGGTATTACGGCAGCTGCTTTTGCCTTAGCTATTTTTGGTTGGAAGTCAAACTCTTTCGGTACTTCTATTGCACATTTTCTTGGTTCACCCAAAATGCAAATGGCTAACTTACTGACCAAACCTAAGTTATTGATTCCGTTAATGGTTAATGCTGGCATCATGGGAGTATTAGGTGCAATTTTTAACATTCAAGGTAATCCGATGAGTGCCGGCTTTGGTTTTTCAGGTTTAATTGGGCCTGTGGCTGCAATGGCAAACCGTCCAACTAATTTTAGCAATATTGCATTAATGACGATCTTATTCTTTATCTTACCGATCCTGTTAGGCTTAGTTGCTAACTACCTTCTAAGTAATAAGCTAAACTTCTTTAGTAGTAAAGACTTTGAATTGGATTTTAACTAG
- a CDS encoding siphovirus Gp157 family protein gives MKLFEINDAIKQIADKDDLDPEMLKDTLDSLALTRDAKLDGLAGLIERDSADIDFLTNKIKQLTEQKRHFENQKTNLLNYMTEVIDDAGLKQVKTEHYILKPRNYRQKTIISDESKLPDDYHVKKEVLSIDKRKLYSDLKDGVNIPGAHLEPNRKTVIS, from the coding sequence ATGAAACTGTTTGAAATAAATGATGCAATCAAACAGATTGCAGATAAGGATGATCTTGATCCTGAAATGTTAAAAGACACACTAGACTCTCTAGCATTAACTAGGGATGCAAAACTTGATGGCTTAGCCGGATTAATTGAACGTGATTCAGCGGATATTGATTTTTTAACTAATAAAATCAAGCAATTGACTGAACAGAAACGACATTTTGAAAATCAAAAAACCAATCTGCTTAATTACATGACTGAAGTAATTGACGATGCAGGGCTTAAGCAGGTCAAAACTGAACATTACATCTTAAAGCCACGTAACTATCGGCAGAAAACAATCATTTCTGATGAAAGTAAATTGCCAGATGACTATCACGTTAAAAAAGAAGTCTTATCAATCGACAAGCGCAAGCTATATAGCGATTTAAAAGACGGTGTCAATATTCCGGGAGCGCATCTCGAACCTAATCGTAAGACTGTAATTAGTTGA
- a CDS encoding DEAD/DEAH box helicase: MMYELRPYQNDLIKRITNSMQTGHHHIIVQSPPRTGKTVVMAEIARRTTAKNNRVMFIIHRKEVLDQAKATFKKQNVNPELATMGLVQTICRRVDKLPEPQLILIDEGHHALATSYQKILNKFESAYVLFFTATPRRTGQRQLDEVADDIIIGQSIHELTDKGFLAPFRYFQPPNDFNAKLLKRNSTGDYSNKSMDEAMSSKIYGHIVKQYKRIANGMQAVVYTYSIDSAIRVAKEFNEAGITAKEVDGNTPTVERDAVVSDFRNQKLKILVNVNLFTEGVDLPNVDCVIMARPTTSLALFLQFSMRCLNPRPGKTAIIIDHANNVQKFGYPDDDRDWKQAVISGTKSVPKTSDEPTMAIITCDYCFAVVKTSEVKDGKCPLCGNEIKIHQEKEVTDIDLVEAKNRKKLISKIIHSDLLKKVANKKVSELNSPAEFSAYAELHGYKSGWIYYQMKMKGMIKK; the protein is encoded by the coding sequence ATGATGTACGAACTACGACCATATCAAAACGATCTAATTAAGCGAATTACCAACTCAATGCAGACTGGCCACCATCATATAATCGTACAGTCACCGCCACGAACTGGTAAGACAGTGGTTATGGCAGAGATTGCTAGACGGACAACTGCTAAGAATAACCGAGTGATGTTTATCATTCACCGAAAAGAAGTTCTAGACCAAGCTAAAGCAACATTTAAAAAGCAAAATGTTAATCCTGAATTAGCAACGATGGGTTTAGTGCAAACGATTTGCCGACGAGTGGATAAGTTACCTGAACCGCAATTAATCCTAATTGATGAAGGACACCACGCTTTAGCCACTAGTTATCAAAAAATATTAAATAAGTTTGAAAGTGCTTATGTATTGTTTTTTACTGCAACGCCAAGAAGAACGGGTCAACGCCAGTTGGATGAAGTTGCTGACGATATCATTATTGGTCAATCAATTCACGAATTAACGGATAAGGGCTTTCTAGCTCCATTCAGATATTTTCAACCGCCTAATGATTTTAATGCAAAATTGCTTAAACGAAATTCTACAGGAGATTATTCTAATAAGTCAATGGATGAAGCTATGTCGTCCAAAATATACGGTCACATCGTTAAGCAGTACAAACGTATCGCCAATGGCATGCAAGCAGTTGTCTACACCTATTCAATAGACTCTGCTATACGAGTTGCTAAAGAATTTAATGAGGCAGGAATTACTGCAAAAGAAGTTGATGGTAATACGCCAACAGTCGAAAGGGATGCAGTAGTTTCCGATTTCAGAAACCAGAAGCTAAAGATACTAGTTAACGTTAATCTTTTCACTGAAGGTGTCGACTTACCCAATGTTGATTGCGTAATCATGGCTAGACCAACCACATCATTAGCACTGTTTTTACAGTTTTCAATGAGGTGTTTAAATCCAAGACCTGGCAAGACTGCAATCATCATTGACCACGCTAACAATGTTCAAAAGTTCGGTTATCCAGACGATGATCGCGATTGGAAACAAGCCGTTATCAGTGGCACCAAGTCGGTGCCGAAAACTAGTGACGAGCCGACAATGGCAATCATCACATGCGACTACTGTTTCGCGGTAGTTAAGACTAGTGAAGTTAAAGATGGTAAGTGCCCATTATGTGGCAATGAAATTAAAATCCATCAAGAAAAAGAAGTTACTGACATTGATTTAGTAGAAGCTAAAAATCGCAAGAAATTAATATCAAAAATTATACATAGTGACTTACTTAAAAAAGTCGCCAATAAAAAAGTTAGTGAACTTAATTCACCAGCTGAATTCAGTGCTTATGCAGAGCTGCATGGATATAAATCCGGCTGGATTTATTATCAAATGAAAATGAAAGGAATGATTAAAAAATGA